Proteins from a single region of Calonectris borealis chromosome 14, bCalBor7.hap1.2, whole genome shotgun sequence:
- the SDHAF2 gene encoding succinate dehydrogenase assembly factor 2, mitochondrial — MAAARLCSRPGLALCRHVLGPAYLQRGYRGDSPTDSGKDMLEIPLPPWQERPDEPLETKRARLLYESRKRGMLENCILLSLFAKENLNRMSEQQLNLYDRLINEPSNDWDIYYWATEAKPAPAEFENDVMAMLREFAKNKKREQRLRQPDLEYLFEPPR; from the exons ATGGCGGCGGCCAGG ctctgctcccgGCCCGGGCTGGCTCTGTGCCGGCACGTTTTGGGGCCAGCGTACCTGCAGCGTGGCTACCGCGGGGACTCCCCGACGGACTCGGGGAAGGACATGCTGGAGATCCCCTTGCCCCCCTGGCAGGAGCGTCCCGACGAGCCCCTGGAGACCAAGAGAGCCCGGCTGCTGTACGAGAGCCGGAAGAGGGGGATGCTGGAGAACTGCATCCTGCTCAG TCTCTTTGCAAAGGAGAACCTGAACCGCATGAGCGAGCAGCAGCTGAACCTCTACGACCGGCTCATCAACGAGCCCAGTAACGACTGGGACATTTACTACTGGGCCACAG AAGCGAAGCCCGCGCCAGCTGAGTTCGAGAACGACGTGATGGCCATGCTGAGGGAGTTCGCCAAGAACAAGaagagggagcagaggctgcggCAGCCGGACCTGGAGTACCTCTTTGAGCCACCCCGCTGA
- the SAXO4 gene encoding stabilizer of axonemal microtubules 4 — protein MASACPFVCPRAQLPSLLQDSPAVGLGAVSPSAKARGGGSADLMNFYATSSAVAHGRGSRRPPRRWGGLVPGAEPLLPAVTQASHVSVPASATTLAPATRPTTTRPSPACSARAAQQGGRYLCCGGDGVQVLGPLHHSHADLLPQPLPGHRHVHHRRALQAPLAPRRPEPPAPARPPAGERVPPRVLPFLPPQRGSESLAQAASPGPPQSIQGAWHREPPHWSCPARCPAEDDHRRQGAVRLHQGHLKERRHPARPAGPAREPQPPVPPQPPTPSATPRDAFSLPQLGVSITATDYLPFAHSHGNETLPALPAGSKRGSGFSREVPGCLDAAGLPAAGHPIPLVSRGPQAPRVTQASPGRKEPSGFTTNHGQYVTPHPTLSPAAPARCWRGPTWTARPMGGIQPQRPSGFGTNNHPTGWGTPSATPWRGPPGVA, from the exons ATGGCGTCTGCCTGTCCATTTGTCTGTCCCCGTGCTCAGCTGCCATCCCTGTTGCAGGACTcgcctgccgtggggctgggcgccGTCTCCCCCTCAGCGAAGGCACGCGGCGGGGGAAGCGCCGACCTCATGAACTTCTACGCCACGAGCTCCGCGGTGGCCCACGGTAGGGGGTCCCGAAGGCCTCCCCGAAGATGGGGGGGGCTCGTtcccggggctgagccccttcTCCCCGCTGTCACCCAGGCCAGTCACGTTTCCGTCCCCGCCTCGGCCACCACGCTGGCACCGGCTACGCGTCCAACAACCACTCGgccatctcctgcctgctctgcccgcGCAGCGCAGCAGGGGGGTAGGTACCTCTGCTGCGGGGGGGACGGGGTGCAAGTTTTGGGGCCACTCCATCACAGCCACGCTGACCTCCTGCCACAGCCACTGCCAGGACACCGCCACGTCCACCACCGCCGAGCACTTCAAGCCCCTCTGGCTCCCCGACGGCCGgagcctcctgccccggcacgTCCACCAGCCGGGGAGCGGGTACCTCCAAGAGTCCTCCCATTCCTGCCTCCACAGCGGGGCAGTGAGTCCCTGGCACAGGCGGCATCtccagggcccccccaaagcATCCAGGGGGCATGGCACCGAGAGCCGCCGCACTGGTCCTGCCCAGCCAG ATGTCCTGCAGAAGACGACCATCGGCGCCAAGGAGCAGTCAGGCTTCACCAGGGCCACCTCAAGGAGCGACGGCATCCTGCCCGCCCTGCCGGGCCAGCCCGTGAGCCCCAGccccctgtccctccccagccccccaccccctctgCCACCCCAAGGGACGCTTTTTCTCTCCCGCAGCTCGGCGTTAGCATCACCGCGACGGATTACCTGCCCTTTGCGCACAGCCAC GGCAACGAGAcgctcccggcgctgccggcgggctCCAAGAGAGGCAGCGGGTTCAGCCGGGAGGTGCCGGGCTGCCTGGACGCGGCG GGCTTGCCCGCGGCGGGCCACCCCATCCCACTCGTCTCCCGAGGGCCGCAGGCACCCCGAGTGACCCAGGCCAGCCCGGGCAGGAAG GAGCCGTCGGGGTTCACCACTAACCATGGCCAGTACGTGACCCCCCACCCGACCCTGTCCCCTGCAGCGCCAG CCCGGTGTTGGCGGGGTCCAACCTGGACGGCGAGACCCATGGGGGGCATCCAGCCCCAGCGCCCCAGCGGCTTCGGCACCAACAACCAccccacgggctgggggacaccaTCAGCCACCCCCTGGCGTGGCCCCCCCGGGGTGGCCTGA
- the LRRC10B gene encoding leucine-rich repeat-containing protein 10B: MGSGGSAGRGARLAAAEGPEGGEQRLEVRGGRVPAALWAQRGLRKLYLSGAGLRELPAELAALRHLRTLALDGNELLEVPEALCRLPRLAHLYLGRNGLRGLPPAFARLRSLRCLWLEGNFFARFPHALLRLPDLRSLQLGDNRLARLPAGLPRMAGLRGLWLYGNRFEEFPPALLRMAHLRVLDLDRNRIARFPDLACLSALRLLSYDHNPVRQPPRVGDAVRLVGDGAQEFMEARQDRLQSLQQQEEEEGTEAPPAAPGDGSPLLENGEGSFAARPGSPRER, translated from the coding sequence atggggagcggcggctcggcggggcgcggggcgcggctggcggcggccgAGGGCCCGGAGGGCGGCGAGCAGCGCCTGGAGGTGCGGGGCGGGCGGGTGCCGGCGGCCCTGTGGGCGCAGCGGGGGCTGCGGAAGCTCTACCTGAGCGGtgcggggctgcgggagctgccggcCGAGCTGGCGGCCCTGCGGCACCTCCGCACCCTGGCCCTGGACGGCAACGAGCTGCTGGAGGTGCCCGAGGCCCTGTGCCGCCTGCCCCGCCTGGCCCACCTCTACCTGGGCCGCAacgggctgcgggggctgccgcCCGCCTTCGCCCGCCTGCGGAGCCTGCGCTGCCTCTGGCTGGAGGGCAACTTCTTCGCCCGCTTCCCCCACGCCCTCCTGCGCCTGCCCGACCTCCGCAGCCTTCAGCTGGGCGACAACCGCCTGGCCCGCctgcccgccgggctgccccgcaTGGCCGGCCTGCGGGGGCTCTGGCTCTACGGGAACCGCTTTGAGGAGTTCCCCCCCGCCCTGCTGCGCATGGCCCACCTCCGCGTCCTCGACCTGGATCGCAACCGCATCGCCCGCTTCCCCGACCTGGCCTGCCTCTCCGCCCTGCGCCTCCTCTCCTACGACCACAACCCCGTCCGGCAGCCGCCCCGCGTGGGGGACGCCGTCCGGCTGGTGGGCGACGGGGCGCAGGAGTTCATGGAGGCGCGGCAGGACCGCTTGCAgagcctccagcagcaggaggaggaggaaggcaccgaGGCCCCACCAGCGGCCCCCGGGGACGGCTCCCCACTGCTGGAAAATGGGGAGGGCAGCTTTGCAGCCCGGCCGGGCTCCCCGAGGGAAAGATGA